The following proteins are encoded in a genomic region of Kosakonia oryzae:
- a CDS encoding MFS transporter: protein MNDYKMTPGELRATWGLGTVFSLRMLGMFMVLPVLTTYGMALQGASEALIGLAIGIYGLAQAVFQIPFGLLSDRIGRKPLIVGGLAIFVLGSVIAALTDSIWGIILGRALQGSGAIAAAVMALLSDLTREQNRTKAMAFIGVSFGITFAIAMVLGPIITHLLGLHALFWMIAVLATIGIILTLWVVPDSKHHVRNRESGMVKDCFSMVIVNPKLLKLNFGIMCLHILLMSTFVALPGQLESAGFPASEHWKIYLVTMLISFASVVPFIIYAEVKRRMKRVFVLCVALLLIAEIVLWGAGAYFWEIVIGVQIFFLAFNLMEALLPSLISKEAPAGYKGTAMGIYSTSQFLGVAIGGAVGGWVDGLFDSQMVFLFGALLAVVWLLVASSMQEPPYVSSLRIAIPDDVAIDDALQQRLQATAGVSEVLVVAEERSAYVKIDSKVTNRFEVEQAVAG, encoded by the coding sequence ATGAACGATTATAAAATGACGCCGGGCGAGTTGCGCGCCACCTGGGGTTTAGGGACTGTATTCTCACTGCGCATGCTCGGCATGTTTATGGTCCTGCCCGTTCTGACCACATACGGCATGGCGTTGCAGGGAGCATCGGAAGCCCTGATTGGGCTGGCGATCGGCATCTACGGCCTGGCCCAGGCGGTATTTCAGATCCCCTTCGGGCTGCTGTCGGATCGCATCGGCCGCAAGCCGCTGATTGTCGGTGGGCTGGCGATCTTCGTGCTGGGCAGCGTGATTGCCGCGCTCACCGATTCCATCTGGGGCATTATTCTTGGCCGAGCGCTGCAGGGCTCCGGGGCGATTGCCGCCGCCGTGATGGCGCTATTGTCGGATCTCACTCGCGAGCAAAATCGCACCAAGGCGATGGCGTTTATCGGCGTCAGCTTCGGCATCACGTTCGCCATTGCCATGGTTTTAGGGCCGATCATTACCCATCTTTTAGGCCTGCATGCGCTGTTCTGGATGATTGCCGTGCTGGCGACGATCGGCATCATCCTGACGCTGTGGGTCGTGCCGGACAGCAAACACCATGTACGCAACCGCGAATCGGGAATGGTTAAAGATTGCTTTAGCATGGTGATCGTCAATCCAAAGCTGCTGAAGCTGAACTTTGGCATTATGTGCCTGCATATCCTGCTGATGTCGACGTTTGTGGCGCTGCCCGGTCAGCTTGAATCGGCCGGTTTTCCGGCTTCAGAGCACTGGAAAATCTATCTCGTCACCATGCTTATCTCGTTTGCTTCGGTAGTGCCGTTTATTATCTACGCCGAAGTGAAACGCCGGATGAAGCGCGTTTTTGTGCTCTGCGTTGCGCTACTGCTGATTGCGGAAATCGTGCTGTGGGGCGCCGGCGCTTACTTCTGGGAAATTGTGATTGGCGTACAGATCTTCTTCCTCGCCTTTAACTTGATGGAAGCGCTACTGCCGTCGTTAATCAGTAAAGAAGCGCCAGCTGGTTATAAAGGAACGGCAATGGGCATTTACTCCACCAGCCAGTTTCTCGGCGTCGCTATTGGCGGCGCGGTCGGCGGCTGGGTGGATGGCTTATTTGACTCACAAATGGTGTTCCTGTTTGGTGCATTGTTGGCCGTGGTCTGGCTGCTGGTTGCCAGCAGCATGCAGGAGCCGCCCTATGTCAGCAGCCTGCGTATCGCCATTCCTGACGATGTGGCTATTGATGACGCGCTACAGCAGCGTCTGCAGGCAACAGCGGGGGTCAGTGAAGTATTGGTCGTGGCGGAAGAGCGTAGCGCTTACGTGAAGATCGACAGCAAAGTGACAAACCGCTTTGAAGTCGAACAGGCCGTCGCAGGTTAA
- the xseB gene encoding exodeoxyribonuclease VII small subunit, producing MPKKNEAPASFETALNELEQIVTRLESGDLPLEEALNEFERGVQLARQGQVKLQQAEQRVQILLSDSEEAPLKPFAPDAE from the coding sequence ATGCCAAAGAAAAACGAAGCACCAGCCAGTTTCGAAACAGCGCTGAACGAGCTGGAACAGATTGTCACTCGTCTTGAAAGCGGCGATCTTCCGCTCGAAGAGGCACTCAATGAATTCGAACGTGGCGTACAACTGGCGCGCCAGGGGCAGGTAAAGTTACAGCAGGCGGAGCAGCGCGTGCAGATCCTGCTTTCCGATTCCGAAGAGGCGCCGTTAAAGCCTTTCGCACCGGATGCTGAATAA
- the panE gene encoding 2-dehydropantoate 2-reductase, with protein MRITVLGCGALGQLWLTALCKQGHEVQGWLRVPQPFCSVNVVEEDGTVFNESLTANDPEFLARSDLLLVTLKAWQVSDAVKSLATALSPATPVLLIHNGMGTVEELKALPNPLLIGTTTHAARRDGNVIVHVASGTTHIGPARQQDGEFSALADTLQEALPDVAWHNTIRPALWRKLAVNCVINPLTALHDCKNGNLREFPDEVAKITREVAAVIEREGHHISADDLLSYVNQIIENTAENISSMLQDVRALRHTESDYITGYLLRRARAHGIAVPENARLYEMIKRKESEYERISSDMPRPW; from the coding sequence ATGAGAATTACCGTACTCGGTTGCGGTGCTTTAGGGCAATTGTGGTTAACAGCGCTGTGTAAACAGGGACATGAAGTACAGGGCTGGTTACGCGTACCTCAGCCTTTTTGCAGTGTGAATGTCGTGGAAGAAGACGGCACGGTTTTTAATGAGTCCCTGACGGCTAACGATCCTGAATTTTTAGCCCGTAGCGATCTGCTGCTGGTGACGCTGAAAGCCTGGCAAGTTTCTGATGCGGTAAAAAGCCTGGCAACTGCGCTTTCTCCCGCGACGCCGGTACTGCTGATTCACAATGGTATGGGCACCGTGGAAGAGTTAAAAGCGCTGCCGAATCCCCTGCTGATTGGCACCACGACGCACGCTGCTCGCCGCGATGGTAACGTGATTGTGCATGTGGCCAGCGGCACTACGCATATTGGCCCGGCGCGGCAGCAGGACGGTGAATTCAGTGCGCTGGCAGATACCCTGCAAGAAGCGCTGCCGGATGTCGCCTGGCACAACACTATTCGCCCGGCGCTGTGGCGCAAGCTGGCGGTGAACTGCGTAATCAATCCGCTGACCGCCCTGCACGACTGCAAAAATGGCAATCTGCGCGAATTTCCCGATGAGGTGGCAAAAATCACCCGCGAAGTGGCTGCCGTTATCGAACGTGAAGGCCACCACATCTCTGCGGATGATTTGCTGAGTTATGTGAACCAGATTATCGAAAATACAGCGGAAAATATTTCATCAATGCTCCAGGATGTACGCGCCTTGCGGCACACCGAGAGCGATTATATTACTGGCTACCTGCTCAGACGCGCCCGCGCGCACGGTATCGCGGTGCCGGAAAACGCCCGTCTGTATGAAATGATTAAACGTAAGGAGAGTGAGTATGAGCGCATCAGCTCTGATATGCCTCGCCCCTGGTAG
- the yajL gene encoding protein deglycase YajL: MSASALICLAPGSEETEAVTTIDLLVRGGIAVTTASVASDGNLVITCSRGVKLLADAPLVEVADGDFDAIVLPGGLKGAECFRDSPLLVETVRQFHLSGRIVAAICAAAGTVLVPHQLFPIGNMTGFPGLKETIPPEQWQDKRVVWDPRVNLLTSQGPGTAIDFGLKIIDLLVGREKAHEVASQLVMAAGIYNYYEA, from the coding sequence ATGAGCGCATCAGCTCTGATATGCCTCGCCCCTGGTAGTGAAGAGACCGAAGCGGTCACGACTATCGATCTGCTGGTGCGCGGTGGTATTGCTGTCACTACCGCCAGCGTCGCCAGCGACGGCAACCTGGTTATCACCTGCTCACGCGGGGTTAAACTGCTGGCCGATGCGCCGCTGGTTGAAGTGGCGGATGGTGATTTCGATGCGATCGTGTTGCCGGGCGGCCTGAAAGGCGCGGAGTGCTTCCGCGACAGCCCGCTGCTGGTCGAAACCGTTCGCCAGTTCCACCTTTCCGGGCGCATTGTTGCCGCCATTTGTGCCGCCGCCGGTACAGTACTGGTGCCACATCAGCTCTTCCCGATTGGCAATATGACCGGTTTCCCGGGATTGAAAGAGACGATCCCGCCCGAACAGTGGCAGGATAAGCGAGTGGTGTGGGATCCTCGGGTGAATTTATTGACCAGCCAGGGGCCAGGCACAGCCATTGATTTTGGCCTGAAGATTATTGATCTGCTGGTCGGGCGCGAAAAAGCTCATGAAGTGGCGTCGCAGTTGGTGATGGCGGCGGGGATTTATAACTACTACGAAGCGTAA
- the thiI gene encoding tRNA uracil 4-sulfurtransferase ThiI, producing MKFIIKLFPEITIKSQSVRLRFIKILTGNIRNVLKHYDETLAVVRHWDHIEVRAKDENQRLAIRDALTRIPGIHHILEVEDVPFTSLHDIFEKALVQYREQIEGKTFCVRVKRRGKHEFSSIEVERYVGGGLNQHVESARVKLTHPDVTVNLEIEDDRLLLVKGRYEGIGGFPIGTQEDVLSLISGGFDSGVSSYMLMRRGCRVHYCFFNLGGAAHEIGVRQVAHYLWNRFGSSHRVRFVAINFEPVVGEILEKVDDGQMGVVLKRMMVRAASKVAERYGVQALVTGEALGQVSSQTLTNLRLIDNVSDTLILRPLISYDKEHIIDLAREIGTEDFARTMPEYCGVISKSPTVKAVKAKIEAEEAHFDFAILDQVVEEASNIDIREIAQQTQQEVVEVETVNGFGPNDVVLDIRSIDEQDDKPLKLEGVDVVSLPFYKLSTKFGDLDQNKTWLLWCERGVMSRLQALYLREQGFQNVKVYRP from the coding sequence ATGAAGTTTATCATTAAATTGTTCCCGGAAATCACCATCAAAAGCCAATCTGTGCGCTTGCGCTTTATTAAAATTCTGACCGGGAACATTCGTAACGTTCTGAAGCACTACGACGAAACCCTTGCCGTTGTGCGCCACTGGGACCATATCGAAGTCCGCGCCAAAGATGAAAACCAGCGTCTGGCTATTCGCGACGCGCTGACCCGCATTCCGGGGATCCACCATATTCTGGAAGTGGAAGATGTGCCTTTCACTTCTCTGCACGATATTTTTGAGAAAGCGCTGGTGCAGTATCGCGAGCAGATTGAAGGTAAAACCTTCTGCGTGCGCGTGAAACGCCGTGGTAAACATGAATTCAGCTCTATTGAAGTGGAACGTTACGTAGGCGGCGGGCTGAACCAGCATGTCGAATCTGCGCGCGTGAAGCTGACGCACCCGGATGTGACGGTGAATCTGGAAATCGAAGATGATCGTCTGCTGCTGGTTAAAGGCCGTTATGAAGGGATTGGCGGCTTCCCGATTGGCACCCAGGAAGATGTTCTGTCGCTGATTTCCGGCGGTTTCGACTCCGGCGTTTCCAGCTATATGCTGATGCGTCGCGGTTGCCGCGTACACTACTGCTTCTTTAATCTCGGCGGCGCCGCCCATGAAATTGGCGTTCGCCAGGTGGCGCATTATCTGTGGAACCGCTTTGGCAGTTCGCACCGCGTGCGTTTTGTGGCAATCAATTTTGAACCGGTGGTCGGCGAGATCCTTGAAAAAGTCGATGATGGTCAGATGGGCGTGGTGCTGAAACGTATGATGGTGCGCGCCGCGTCGAAAGTCGCTGAACGTTACGGCGTACAGGCGCTGGTGACCGGTGAAGCGCTGGGACAGGTTTCCAGCCAGACGCTGACCAACCTGCGTCTGATTGATAACGTCTCCGATACGCTGATCCTGCGCCCGCTCATCTCTTACGATAAAGAGCACATTATCGATCTGGCGCGTGAAATCGGCACCGAGGATTTTGCCCGCACGATGCCGGAATATTGCGGCGTGATCTCCAAAAGCCCAACGGTAAAGGCGGTGAAAGCGAAGATCGAAGCGGAAGAAGCGCACTTTGATTTCGCTATCCTCGACCAGGTTGTGGAGGAAGCCAGCAATATTGATATCCGCGAAATCGCTCAGCAAACCCAGCAAGAGGTGGTGGAAGTTGAAACGGTTAACGGTTTCGGCCCGAACGATGTGGTGCTGGATATCCGTTCGATTGACGAACAGGATGATAAGCCGCTGAAGCTGGAAGGCGTTGATGTGGTGTCGCTGCCGTTCTACAAGCTGAGCACGAAGTTTGGCGATCTCGATCAGAACAAAACCTGGCTGCTGTGGTGTGAGCGTGGCGTGATGAGCCGCTTGCAGGCGCTCTATCTGCGTGAGCAAGGCTTCCAGAATGTGAAGGTTTATCGCCCGTAA
- a CDS encoding YajQ family cyclic di-GMP-binding protein — protein sequence MPSFDIVSEVEMREVQNGVENATREVATRFDFRNVEATFELNEEKQTIKVLSESDFQVNQLLDILRAKLLKRGIEGASLDVPEEFVHSGKNWFVEAKLKQGIDAPTAKKIIKLIKDSKLKVQAQIQGEEIRVTGKSRDDLQAVMALVRGGKLGQPFQFKNFRD from the coding sequence ATGCCATCTTTCGATATCGTTTCCGAAGTTGAAATGCGCGAAGTGCAAAACGGTGTTGAGAATGCGACCCGTGAAGTCGCAACACGCTTTGATTTTCGCAACGTTGAAGCCACATTCGAACTGAATGAAGAAAAACAGACCATTAAGGTACTGAGCGAATCTGATTTCCAGGTGAACCAGTTGCTGGATATTTTACGTGCCAAGCTGCTGAAACGCGGCATTGAAGGGGCATCGCTGGATGTGCCGGAAGAGTTCGTCCACAGCGGGAAAAACTGGTTTGTGGAAGCAAAGCTGAAGCAGGGGATCGATGCGCCGACGGCGAAGAAAATCATCAAGCTGATTAAAGACAGCAAACTGAAAGTGCAGGCGCAGATTCAGGGTGAAGAGATCCGCGTGACCGGGAAATCCCGTGACGATCTGCAGGCGGTGATGGCATTAGTGCGCGGCGGCAAGCTGGGCCAGCCGTTCCAGTTCAAAAACTTCCGCGATTAA
- the cyoE gene encoding heme o synthase — protein sequence MFKQYLQVTKPGIIFGNLISVIGGFLLASKGHIDYPLFLYTLIGVSLVVASGCVFNNYIDRDIDKKMERTKNRVLVRGLISPKVSLVYAALLGIAGFMLLWFGANPLACWLGVMGFVVYVGVYSLYMKRHSVYGTLIGSLSGAAPPVIGYCAVTNEFDSGAAILLAIFSLWQMPHSYAIAIFRFKDYQAANIPVLPVVKGISVAKNHITLYIMAFAIATLMLSLGGYAGYKYLVVAAAVSLWWLGMALRGYKVEDDKVWARKLFVFSIVAITSLSVMMSVDFMVPDSHSLLTYVW from the coding sequence ATGTTTAAGCAATACCTGCAAGTTACGAAACCGGGCATTATTTTTGGCAATCTGATCTCCGTGATTGGGGGGTTCCTGTTGGCTTCCAAAGGCCACATCGACTATCCCCTGTTCCTCTACACGCTGATTGGCGTGTCGTTGGTGGTCGCCTCTGGTTGTGTATTTAACAACTACATCGATCGTGACATCGATAAAAAGATGGAACGAACGAAAAACCGGGTGCTGGTCAGAGGGCTGATCTCGCCAAAAGTCTCGCTGGTGTACGCCGCCTTGTTGGGTATTGCTGGCTTTATGCTGCTGTGGTTCGGCGCCAACCCGCTGGCCTGCTGGCTGGGGGTAATGGGGTTTGTGGTTTATGTCGGCGTTTACAGCCTGTACATGAAACGCCACTCTGTTTACGGCACGCTGATTGGTTCTCTCTCCGGCGCTGCGCCGCCGGTGATTGGCTACTGTGCGGTCACCAACGAGTTCGATAGCGGTGCGGCAATTCTGCTGGCGATTTTCAGCCTGTGGCAAATGCCTCACTCTTATGCCATCGCGATTTTCCGCTTTAAGGATTATCAGGCAGCGAACATTCCGGTACTGCCGGTGGTGAAAGGCATTTCCGTGGCCAAAAACCATATCACGCTGTACATCATGGCGTTTGCTATTGCCACGCTGATGCTGTCGCTGGGCGGCTATGCCGGGTACAAATATCTTGTCGTTGCTGCTGCGGTAAGCCTCTGGTGGCTGGGCATGGCGCTGCGCGGTTACAAAGTGGAAGACGACAAAGTATGGGCGCGCAAACTGTTTGTGTTCTCCATTGTTGCTATCACTTCCCTTTCCGTGATGATGTCCGTGGACTTTATGGTGCCGGATTCACATAGCCTGCTGACATACGTCTGGTAA